The Mycolicibacterium cosmeticum DNA window TACACCACGGCCGCCGGCGGCCACGTCCCCGATCCGCTGCCGTGTGAGATCTACTGCCATTCGCTGACCGATCCCAGCATCCTGTCCCCGGCGTTGCGCGAGAGCGGGGCCCAGACCCTGACGGTGTTCGGGCTGCACACCCCGCACAGCCTGTCCGTCGGCAGCGATCCGGACCGGGCCAGGGACCGGCTCACGTCGGCCGCCCTGGAATCACTGAATTCGGTGCTGGCCGAACCGATCCAGGATGTCGTCATGGAAGACGCCGCGGGCCGGCTGTGCATCGAGGCCAAGACCACCGTCGACCTGGACCACACCCTGGGCATGACCGCGGGCAATATCTTCCATGGCGGGTTGAGCTGGCCGTTCGCCGAGGATGACGAGCCACTGGACACCGCCGCCCGGCGCTGGGGCGTCGCCACCGCGCATCCGCGGATCCTGTTGTGCGGGTCGGGGGCACGACGCGGCGGCGCCGTGTCGGGTATCGGCGGGCACAATGCCGCCATGGCGCTTCTAGAGGGCTAGTTTGCGCAGAACCGCCTGCAGCGCAAGCAGATCTGCCTCGTCGAGGCCGGCGAGCGCAGCGGGCGCGGGATCCTGCACCGCCTCGACGGCGGCCGCCAGCGCCTGCCCCTCGTCGGTGAGCGACACCACCTTGCAACGCCGGTTGGCCGGGTTGGTCTGGCGCAGCACCAGCCCGCGTTCCTCCAGATCGTTGACCGCCACCGTCGCCGCGGGCGCGTCCAGGGTAGCCGCCTCGGCGAGTTCCTTGACCGTCATCGGGGTGCGCGCCAGCCGGCGTAGCACCCGGATCCGGCTGAACGGCAGCCCGGACCGTTCGATCACCGCACGCTTCCAGTCGCCACGGTTCTCGTGCACGAGGGCGGCCATCCGCTGCCACACCTCGTCGGCGAGTGGGTTATCCGACATGGACGGGCGCCTTCTGGTGCCCCTCGATCAGCGGTGCCAGCCGCTGGGCCGAGGCCAACGCCCGCGGCGCGGTGGACACCACACCCAGCACGATGATCACCACGCCCAGACCGACGCACATGAACCACAGCGGCCGGGCCGCGCTCATGAAGTCCAGACCGCCGGACGGCAGCGACGTCCCGATGACCGAACCGCACAGCGCCACACCGATGCTCACCCCGATCTGCCGGCTGGTGCTGGTCACCGCGGACGCCGCACCGGCACGATCCAGCGGCATACCGCTGACCGCCGCATTGGTGATCGGGGCGTTGACCATCGAGAAGCCCATCCCGAACACGGTGAACACCACCAGCAGCGCCCACACCGGTGTCGTCGCCGTCAGGAAGGTCAGCAGGAACGACGCCGTGGTGATGAGCACCCCGGCCGTCAACAGCGACGGCCGCGCGCCGTAGCGGCCCACCAACCGGCCCGACAGCGGCGAGAACACCAACGCGCCGATGGCGATGGGCAGGTAGATCAGCCCGGTGTGCATCGCCGAATAGCCGCGCTCGGCCTGCAGGTACAGCGACATCATGAACAGGAACGCGCCCCAGGTGGCGAAGGCGCTGATGGCGATCACGGTCGCCGAGGCGAACGGCACGCTGCGGAAGAAGCGCAGGTCGATGAACGGGTCGTGACGGCGCGATTCGAACCGCAGGAACGCCGCGAACGCGACCACCGCGATACCGGCCGTGGCCAGGACGCGGGGATGGGCCCAGCCCAGCGCCGGGCCCTCGATCAGGGTGTAGACCACCCCGAACAGGAACAGCACGGCCAGGCCCTGACCGATCGGGTCGACATTGCGCATGGTCGCCGATTTGGTTTCCGGCACGAAGATCGCGGTGAGGATGATGGCGGCCGCGCAGATGGGCAGGTTGATCCAGAACACCGCGCGCCAGCTGACGTATTCGATGAGCAGCCCGCCCACCGTCGGCCCAAGGGCCATCGAGATACCGACCACCGCGCCCCAGAAGCCCAGCGCCCGGGCGCGTTCCACGCGGCCGGTGAACACCTGCGAGATGATGGACAGCGCAACGGGATTGAGCATCGAGCCACCGATACCCTGTAACAGCCGAGCCGCGATCAGGGTGTCGATACCGGGCGCCAGGCTGCACAGCAGGGAGCCGACGGCGAACACCGTCAGCCCGATCTGGAACACCCGGCGGCGGCCGAACCGGTCGCCCATGGCACCCGACAGCATCAGCAGCGAGGCCAGCACCAGGGTGTAGATGTCCACCACCCACTGCAACTGCGCGGGGCTGGCGCCGAGGTCGGCCCGGATGGACGGGATGGCCACGTTGACGATGGTGGCGTCCATCGACACGATCAGCAGGCTCAGGCAACAGGACACCAGCACGACGGCCTTGCGCCGCGGCGTCAGCGTGTTGATGGTGTCGTTCACCCAACCATTGTGTAACTACAACCTTTAGCTATGCAAACGCTGTCTGCCGCGCAGACGCAGAACTCCCGCCCTTTCCGGGGAGAGGGCGGGAGTTTCTGTGTGCTCGCGGGAACGCTAGGCGCGGGTGTCGATGCCTGCGTAGTCGCGCTCGGTGTAGCCGGTGTAGATCTGGCGCGGGCGGCCGATCTTGCCGGGCTCGGAATGCATCTCGCGCCAGTGCGCGATCCAGCCGGGCAGCCGGCCGAGCGCGAACAGCACGGTGAACATGCGGGTCGGGAAGCCCATCGCCCGGTAGATGACGCCGGTGTAGTAGTCGACGTTGGGGTAGAGCTTGCGCTCGATGAAGAAGTCGTCGGTCAGGGCGATCTCTTCGAGCTGCTTGGCGATGTCCAGCAGCTCGTCGTCACCGCCGAGCTTGCCCAGGATCTTGTCGGCCTGCTCCTTGACGATGCGCGCCCGCGGGTCGTAGTTCTTGTACACCCGGTGCCCGAAGCCCATCAGCTTCACACCGTCTTCGCGGTTCTTGACCTTGCGGACGAAGGTCTGCACGTCGTCGTCGCCGGTGCGGATCTTCTCCAGCATCTCCAGCACGGCCTGGTTCGCGCCGCCGTGCAGCGGGCCCCACAGCGCGTTGATGCCGCCGGAGATGGAGGTGAACAGGTTGGCCTGCGACGAGCCGACCAGGCGCACCGTCGACGTCGAGCAGTTCTGCTCGTGGTCGGCGTGCAGGATCAGCAGCATGTCCAGCGCGCGGACGATCTCGGGGTCGACCTCATACGGCTCGGCCGGGAAGCCGAACGTCATCCGCAGGAAGTTCTCGACCAGGGTCAGCGAGTTGTCCGGATACAGGAACGGCTGGCCCACCGACTTCTTGTAGGCGTAAGCCGCGATGGTCGGCAGCTTGGCCAGCAGTCGGATGGTGGACAGTTCGACCTGCTCGTTGTCCAGCGGGTCCAGCGAATCCTGGTAGTAGGCGCTCAGCGCGTTGGCCGCCGAGGACAGCACCGGCATGGGGTGCGCGTTACGCGGGAAGCCGTCGAAGAACCGCTTGAGGTCCTCGTGCAGCAGGGTGTGCCGCTGGATCTGGGTGGTGAACTTCTCCAGCTGCTCGGCGGTGGGCAGTTCCCCGTAGATGAGCAGGTAGCTCACCTCGATGAAGGTCGACTTTTCGGCCAGCTGCTCGATCGGGTAGCCGCGGTAGCGCAGGATGCCGGCGTCGCCGTCGATGTAGGTGATCGCGGACTTGGTGGACGCGGTGTTGACGAACCCGCCGTCGAAGGTGGTGTAACCCGTTTTGGCCAGCAGCGATCCCAGGGCGATGCCGTCGGAACCCTCGGTGGCGTGGACGATATCCAGGTCCAATGAGCCACCCGGATAGGTAAGGGTCGCTACTTGTTCAGGGCTGGAGTTTTCGGCCACTGGAACCCCTTCTGTGGTCGTCGGCTACGCGTCACTACTGGACGGTAGTCGCTAACGTTGCGGCGCGCTTGCGTGGGGTACCGGCTGCCAGCATCCCCGGAGCCGCTGCAACGTCGCCGACGGGGGTGCGCACGCTACCCCAGGCCCGGCTCGAACCGTCCGGCGACGACCCTCAGACGTGCGCTGCCACGTCGAGGTCGGCCGCGAACTCGGCCGCGTGGATACAGGCCTGGTTGAGCCGCTGGACCATCAGCAGCGGGCCCAGCCGGGCATCGGCGGTATCGGCGACCAGGTCACCGCACGCGGCCACGATGATCGACGAGAACATCGACACCCCGAGCCGCAACCGGCGATCGTCGATCGGTACCCCCATGCGATCGGCAAGCAGGGCAAGCACTCTGGGGTGCCGGAACTCGAACGCGCCGTGGCGCAAGGCGTCCGAACCGTTGATGATGCGCAACATCAGCACGATGCGCTCTTTGGTGAGCCGGCCGACGGTCTCGCCGTCCACCCGGGTGAGCACCTCGACGTGCGCGACGCGCAGCGCTTCCACCGGGCCCAGATGCGGTGGCAGCCGGGTGATCTCATCGGCGATCTCGTCGGCGAGATCCTCGATGAGGGTGAGGAAGACGGCCTCCTTCGTCGCGAAATACCGACTGAAGGTGCGCGCCGACACCTCGGCCTGCGCAGCGATCTGTTCGACTGTGGTGTGCTCGTAGCCCTGCCGCAAGCACAGCTCGAGCGCGGCGTCGACCAGCGTCGCGCGCGTTCGCTGTTTCTTGCGCTCACGCAGGCCGAGATCGGTACCCCCCGCGGCGTCAGCCATCACTGGATGGTAACTCCCGGTCACACCTCATCCTGGCTATACGCCCGGACCCGATAGCGCACGAATGCCGGCCCCGCCAACGCGGCCAGCACCACACCGATGACCACCAGCAGGCCGCCGCCGGCCGCGGCGACCGTCGTCCCCACCGCGGCGGCGGCCGCACCGTGGGCGACATCCGCGATCCGCGGGCCGCCGGCCACCACCACCGTGAACACCCCCTGCAGCCGACCGCGCAGGTCGTCGGAGGCCGCTTCTTGCAGGATGGTCGACCGGAACGCCGCCGACACCATGTCCGCCGCACCGCCGAGCGCCAGGAACGCCAGCGCCAGCCACAGCATCAGCCCGGCGGTGCCGTGCGCGGCGCCGGCGGCCAGCCCGAACCCGAGCATCGCCACACCCCACACCACGATGGCCACCACCACCGTCAGGCCCTGGCGGCGGATCCTGGGCAGCCAGCCGGAGAACACGCCACCGGCGACCGCGCCGACCGACATGGCCGCCGACAGCAGCGCCATGGTGGTGCCGCCCTCCACCGGCCCGCCGAAGCTCTCGTGGGCCATCTGCGGGAACAGCGCACGCGGCATGCCGAAGATCATCGCGATGAGGTCGACGACGAACGACAGCAACACCACCTGGTTACCGGCCAGGTAACGGAAACCCTCCAGCACAGCGCGGAACCCGAACTTGCTCGCCCCGTCGCCGGCGCCGGTCGGCGGCATCTTCGCCAGCCGCACCGTGGCCCAGATCGGGGTGATGCAGGTGATGGCGTCGATCAGGTACAGCGTCGACAGGTCGACGAAATGCAGCAGCACGCCGGCCAACAGCGGACCGACGATGGCGCCGAACTGCATGACCGTCATGTTCAGCGAGTTGGCCGCGGGCAGTTGCTCGGCCGGCAACATGCGCGGGATGGCGGCCGCCCGGGTGGGCGAGTTGACGGCGTAGAACACCTGCTGGAGGGACAACAGGCACAGCACCACCCAGACGTTGTTCAGGGCAAGTGCGGCCTGCAGCCACAGCAGCACCGAGGACACCGCCAGCCCGACGGCCGTGATGATCAGCAGCAGCCGGCGGTCCATGGCGTCGGCCCAGGCGCCGCCCCACAGGCCGAACACGATCAGCGGAACCAGGGCGAACAGGCCGGCCAACCCCACGTACGCGGAGCTCTCGGTGAGGGCGTAGAGCTGCACGGGGACCGCGAAGATGGTCAGGTTCCCGCCGATGACGGTGACGATGCCGGCCAGCCACAACCGCCGGAAGTCCGGGGTTTTCAGCGGGGTGGTGTCGGCGAACAGCTTTCTCACGGTAAGGCGAGCGAAGCGACGGGGAATGTCACCAGGGCGAGCGAAGCGACGGGGAATGTCACCAGGGCGAGCGAAGCGACGGGGAATGTCACCAGGCAAGTGAGCGTCACGGCTGCAACCGCTCGACAGTCACCGTCGCCGCCTGCGTCACCCGAATCCTGTTGTGCACCCGGTTCTCCCGCCCCTGCCAGAACTCGATCACCTCGGGTGCGATCAGATAGCCGCCCCAGTGCGGCGGCACCGGCACCACTTCCTGATCGGCGAACCGGGCCGTCACCTCGTCGAGCTGATCGAGCAGCGCGCGCCGGCTCGCGATCGGCTGCGACTGGTGCGACGCCCATGCCCCCAGCTGGGAACCGCGCGGCCGCTTGCTCCAGTAGTCGGCGGTGGCCTCGGCGGACACCTTGGTCACCGGACCCCGGACATGCACCTGCCGTCCCAGGCCGTACCAGGGAAACGTGACCGACGCGTACGGGGTTGCGGCCAGCTGCTCGCCTTTTGCGGAGTCGTAATTGGTGTAGAAGCTGATCCCGGATTCGTCCACGCTCTTGCACAACACCGTCCGCGTCACGGGCCTTCCCCGGTCGTCGACGGTGGCGACCACCATGGCGTTGGCCTCGGGCACCCCGGCCGCCCAGGCGTCGGCGATCCAGGTGCGCAGCAGGGTCAGCCAGCCGGTCGAGGGGTCCGGGCCGAGCCAGTCCGCGTCCAGGTCGGGGCTGCCGTCCTTCTCGACGGATCCGTATTCGACCCGCATCCTGGCGAGGTCCTGATCACCGGTGCTGCTCACGCGGTAACGCTACGCCAGGCGACGGTCACCGGCATGCATCCGGTCCCGGCCCGGGTGCGACAATTCGCGCATGACCGTTCCGGAAAAATTCGTTGCGGGGCTGGAGGGTGTCGTCGCCTTCACCACCGAGATCGCCGAGCCGGACAAGGACGGCGGGGCGCTGCGCTACCGCGGCGTGGACATCGAGGATCTGGTGGCCAAGCGGGTCACCTTCGGCGACGTGTGGGGCCTGCTGGTCGACGGCGAGTTCGGGCACGGCCTCGCCCCGGCCGAACCGTTCCCGCTGCCCATCCACTCCGGTGACGTGCGGGTGGACGTTCAGGCCGGGCTGGCCATGCTCGCCCCGATCTGGGGATATGCCCCGCTGTTGGACATCGACGACCAGACCGCCCGCGAGCAGCTCGCGCGCGCCTCGGTGATGGCGCTGTCGTATGTCGCGCAGTCCGCCCGCGGCATCGGCCGGCCCGCGGTATCGCAGCGCACCATCGACGAATGCGCCACCGTCACAGCGCGATTCATGACCCGCTGGCAGGGCGAACCGGATCCCCGGCACATCGAGGCGATCGACGCGTACTGGGTGACGGCCGCCGAGCACGGCATGAACGCGTCGACGTTCACCGCGCGGGTGATCGCCTCGACCGGCGCCGACGTGGCCGCGTCGCTGTCGGGTGCGGTGGGCGCGATGAGCGGGCCGCTGCACGGCGGCGCGCCCGCCCGGGTGCTGCCGATGATCGAGGAAGCCGAGCGGACCGGCGACGCCCGCGCGGTGGTGCGCGGCATCCTGGACCGCAACGAAAAGCTGATGGGCTTCGGGCACCGCGTGTACCGGGCCGAAGACCCGCGGGCCCGGGTGCTGCGGGCGACCGCGCAACGCCTGGGGGCGCCGCGGTTCGAGGTGGCCTCGGCGCTGGAGCAGGCCGCGCTGGCCGAACTGCGTGAGCGCCGACCCGACCGCGCCATCGAGACCAACGTGGAGTTCTGGGCGGCGGTCATCCTCGACTTCGCTCAGGTGCCCAGTCGGATGATGCCGGCCATGTTCACCTGCGGGCGCACCGCGGGTTGGTGCGCGCACATCCTGGAACAGAAGCGTCTGGGCAAGCTGGTGCGTCCGGCCGCGATCTATGTCGGGCCGGATCCACGGTCACCGGAATCGGTGCCGGGTTGGGCCGACATCCACACCGCCTGACCGCGCCGCGTTAGCCGCAGATTTCCCGGTTGCCCAGGCACAGTCCGACACCGCCGCCACCGGCGGCCAGGCTGCGCTGCCAGGACACCCGGGCCCAGATGGGCGCACCGGCCACCATGGTGAACGGTGTCGTCATGGGGAAATGGTCTTCGGCGGAGCGTATCTCGGTGCTCCGCACGATGGTGGCCAGGGCCAGGGTGGCTTCCAACATGGCGAAGTGATCGCCGATGCAGGACCGCGGCCCGGCACCGAACGGCAGGTACTGCCACCGGTCCATGGACTTCAGCGCGTCCGGCCGGAACCGCTGCGGATCGAAGATCTGCGGCCATTCCCATAGTGTCGGATCCCGTTGCACCGCATAGGTTCCGAACACCAACAGGGTGCCCTTCCTGATCCGGTAGCCGTCGACCTCGAGATCCTGCACCGCCACCCGGCCGACGCCGGGAGCGGGCGGGCACAGCCGCAGCGCCTCCCGCAGCACCTGGCCGGTGTACTCGAGCTGGGCGAGATCGTCGGGCCCGAGCGGGCGGTCGCCGAGTTCGGCGGCCTCGGCCCGGACGTTCTCCTGCATCTCGGGGTATCGGCCCAGCTGCCACAGCGTGTAGGTCAGTGCGGTGGCCGTCGTGTCGTGCCCCGCGGCGATGAAGACGACGAGCTCGTCGCGGATCTGGGCGTCGGTCAGCCCCTCCCCGGTCTCGGGATCCGTGGCGGCCATCAGCGCCCGCACCAAGGGTGCGTCCAGATCGGGATCCGCCCGGCACGCGCGCAGCACATCGTCGGCGAGCGTGCGCAGGGTCGCGGCCGCCGCCCGGGCCCGGTTGCGTCCCGGGGTCGGCACCCACCGGGGCGGCCGGACCGGCGAGGTCGCGCGATCGGCGATGTGGGTCAGCACGGTGCGCAGCGGTTCGTCGATGGCCTCCGCCCGGCGGTCCAGGTCGACGCCGAGCACGGACCGGCCGAGCGCCCGCATGGTCAGCCGGCGGCATTCGGTGTCCAGGTCGACGCGCGCCCCCTCGGCCCAGCCGTCCACGACGTCCTGCGCGGCCTGGGCCATGTCGCCGGCGAACGTCTGCACATGCTTCTTGGTGAACAGGGGCTGCACCACGCGCCGGCGTGGCAACCATTCGTCGTGCATCATGTCGAACAGGTTGGTGCCGAGCATGTGCTGCATCTCGCGATGCATGAACGTCTTCTCCAGGTACTGGTCGCTGCGGCCGAGCATGTCGCGGCCACCTCGCGGTGAGGTGACGACCACGATCTCGGGGGTCAACCACCGCGGTCCCAGCCTGAGTCGTGTCACCGGACCGCCGGCGTCGCGCAGCAGCTCAAAGCCGGTGTTGAAACTGCGCAGGGCACGCAGCTGCTCGCGATAGGGCAACGGATTGAGCGGCGCCAACGGCAGCTGCTCGACGGTGTCGGTGCTCATGTAAGCAGCTTCTTGCCGTCCGTCGCGCTGCCCTAGCGTAGTGGACTACCTGTCTTTGCCCGTTTGTCGGTGCGCGGTGGTTTCATGGCACCGCCCGCGATGAGATCCGCCGTTGCGATCGGTCAGTACCGTCGTCCGCCCGCCATCCCATGGAGGAGAAACCCATGACCATCGAAGTCGTTCCCGCCGTCATCCCGCACCTCGTCGTCGACGACGCAGCCGCCGCCATCGATTTCTACGTACGCGCGTTCGGCGCCACCGAGTTGGGCCGGGTACCCGGCCCGGACGGCCGGCTGGTGCACGCCGCGCTCACCATCAACGGCTCGACCGTGATGCTCAACGACGATTTCCCCGAGTACAACGACGGCAAGGCGCAAAATCCGAAGGCGCTCGGTGGCTCCCCGGTCACCATCCACCTGACCGTCACCGACGTCGAGGCGAAGTTCGCCAAGGCCGTCGAGGCCGGCGCGGAGGTCGTGATGCCGCTGGAAGACCAGTTCTGGGGCGACCGCTACGGCATGGTGAAGGACCCGTTCGGCCATCAGTGGTCGTTGGGCCAGCCGGTGCGTGAGGTCAGCCCCGAGGAGATCGCCCAGGCGATGCAGGCGCAGTGACGCGCCGCGGTCAGCGCCGCAGGCCCGCCAGCAGGCGCTGACCGACCGTCGATTTGGGCGCCGCCGCGGCGGCCGCCAGCATCTCGCCGATGCCGGTGAACTTGGCCCGGGGCCGGTCCTCGCCGCCACGCGCGATCTCCGCGGCGTCGATGGCCTGCCAGCCCGCGGCGTCAACAACCGCGGGCTGGCGGCTTCGGACC harbors:
- a CDS encoding VOC family protein, with amino-acid sequence MTIEVVPAVIPHLVVDDAAAAIDFYVRAFGATELGRVPGPDGRLVHAALTINGSTVMLNDDFPEYNDGKAQNPKALGGSPVTIHLTVTDVEAKFAKAVEAGAEVVMPLEDQFWGDRYGMVKDPFGHQWSLGQPVREVSPEEIAQAMQAQ
- a CDS encoding citrate synthase, which translates into the protein MAENSSPEQVATLTYPGGSLDLDIVHATEGSDGIALGSLLAKTGYTTFDGGFVNTASTKSAITYIDGDAGILRYRGYPIEQLAEKSTFIEVSYLLIYGELPTAEQLEKFTTQIQRHTLLHEDLKRFFDGFPRNAHPMPVLSSAANALSAYYQDSLDPLDNEQVELSTIRLLAKLPTIAAYAYKKSVGQPFLYPDNSLTLVENFLRMTFGFPAEPYEVDPEIVRALDMLLILHADHEQNCSTSTVRLVGSSQANLFTSISGGINALWGPLHGGANQAVLEMLEKIRTGDDDVQTFVRKVKNREDGVKLMGFGHRVYKNYDPRARIVKEQADKILGKLGGDDELLDIAKQLEEIALTDDFFIERKLYPNVDYYTGVIYRAMGFPTRMFTVLFALGRLPGWIAHWREMHSEPGKIGRPRQIYTGYTERDYAGIDTRA
- a CDS encoding MarR family winged helix-turn-helix transcriptional regulator, producing the protein MSDNPLADEVWQRMAALVHENRGDWKRAVIERSGLPFSRIRVLRRLARTPMTVKELAEAATLDAPAATVAVNDLEERGLVLRQTNPANRRCKVVSLTDEGQALAAAVEAVQDPAPAALAGLDEADLLALQAVLRKLAL
- a CDS encoding MFS transporter codes for the protein MRKLFADTTPLKTPDFRRLWLAGIVTVIGGNLTIFAVPVQLYALTESSAYVGLAGLFALVPLIVFGLWGGAWADAMDRRLLLIITAVGLAVSSVLLWLQAALALNNVWVVLCLLSLQQVFYAVNSPTRAAAIPRMLPAEQLPAANSLNMTVMQFGAIVGPLLAGVLLHFVDLSTLYLIDAITCITPIWATVRLAKMPPTGAGDGASKFGFRAVLEGFRYLAGNQVVLLSFVVDLIAMIFGMPRALFPQMAHESFGGPVEGGTTMALLSAAMSVGAVAGGVFSGWLPRIRRQGLTVVVAIVVWGVAMLGFGLAAGAAHGTAGLMLWLALAFLALGGAADMVSAAFRSTILQEAASDDLRGRLQGVFTVVVAGGPRIADVAHGAAAAAVGTTVAAAGGGLLVVIGVVLAALAGPAFVRYRVRAYSQDEV
- a CDS encoding TetR family transcriptional regulator gives rise to the protein MADAAGGTDLGLRERKKQRTRATLVDAALELCLRQGYEHTTVEQIAAQAEVSARTFSRYFATKEAVFLTLIEDLADEIADEITRLPPHLGPVEALRVAHVEVLTRVDGETVGRLTKERIVLMLRIINGSDALRHGAFEFRHPRVLALLADRMGVPIDDRRLRLGVSMFSSIIVAACGDLVADTADARLGPLLMVQRLNQACIHAAEFAADLDVAAHV
- a CDS encoding citrate synthase 2 translates to MTVPEKFVAGLEGVVAFTTEIAEPDKDGGALRYRGVDIEDLVAKRVTFGDVWGLLVDGEFGHGLAPAEPFPLPIHSGDVRVDVQAGLAMLAPIWGYAPLLDIDDQTAREQLARASVMALSYVAQSARGIGRPAVSQRTIDECATVTARFMTRWQGEPDPRHIEAIDAYWVTAAEHGMNASTFTARVIASTGADVAASLSGAVGAMSGPLHGGAPARVLPMIEEAERTGDARAVVRGILDRNEKLMGFGHRVYRAEDPRARVLRATAQRLGAPRFEVASALEQAALAELRERRPDRAIETNVEFWAAVILDFAQVPSRMMPAMFTCGRTAGWCAHILEQKRLGKLVRPAAIYVGPDPRSPESVPGWADIHTA
- a CDS encoding cytochrome P450, whose protein sequence is MSTDTVEQLPLAPLNPLPYREQLRALRSFNTGFELLRDAGGPVTRLRLGPRWLTPEIVVVTSPRGGRDMLGRSDQYLEKTFMHREMQHMLGTNLFDMMHDEWLPRRRVVQPLFTKKHVQTFAGDMAQAAQDVVDGWAEGARVDLDTECRRLTMRALGRSVLGVDLDRRAEAIDEPLRTVLTHIADRATSPVRPPRWVPTPGRNRARAAAATLRTLADDVLRACRADPDLDAPLVRALMAATDPETGEGLTDAQIRDELVVFIAAGHDTTATALTYTLWQLGRYPEMQENVRAEAAELGDRPLGPDDLAQLEYTGQVLREALRLCPPAPGVGRVAVQDLEVDGYRIRKGTLLVFGTYAVQRDPTLWEWPQIFDPQRFRPDALKSMDRWQYLPFGAGPRSCIGDHFAMLEATLALATIVRSTEIRSAEDHFPMTTPFTMVAGAPIWARVSWQRSLAAGGGGVGLCLGNREICG
- the pdxH gene encoding pyridoxamine 5'-phosphate oxidase, whose product is MRVEYGSVEKDGSPDLDADWLGPDPSTGWLTLLRTWIADAWAAGVPEANAMVVATVDDRGRPVTRTVLCKSVDESGISFYTNYDSAKGEQLAATPYASVTFPWYGLGRQVHVRGPVTKVSAEATADYWSKRPRGSQLGAWASHQSQPIASRRALLDQLDEVTARFADQEVVPVPPHWGGYLIAPEVIEFWQGRENRVHNRIRVTQAATVTVERLQP
- a CDS encoding MFS transporter; amino-acid sequence: MTPRRKAVVLVSCCLSLLIVSMDATIVNVAIPSIRADLGASPAQLQWVVDIYTLVLASLLMLSGAMGDRFGRRRVFQIGLTVFAVGSLLCSLAPGIDTLIAARLLQGIGGSMLNPVALSIISQVFTGRVERARALGFWGAVVGISMALGPTVGGLLIEYVSWRAVFWINLPICAAAIILTAIFVPETKSATMRNVDPIGQGLAVLFLFGVVYTLIEGPALGWAHPRVLATAGIAVVAFAAFLRFESRRHDPFIDLRFFRSVPFASATVIAISAFATWGAFLFMMSLYLQAERGYSAMHTGLIYLPIAIGALVFSPLSGRLVGRYGARPSLLTAGVLITTASFLLTFLTATTPVWALLVVFTVFGMGFSMVNAPITNAAVSGMPLDRAGAASAVTSTSRQIGVSIGVALCGSVIGTSLPSGGLDFMSAARPLWFMCVGLGVVIIVLGVVSTAPRALASAQRLAPLIEGHQKAPVHVG